The following are from one region of the Noviherbaspirillum sedimenti genome:
- a CDS encoding flagellar hook-length control protein FliK, producing MLPRADLNATRPVAYVEAPIPVGGSGDARQEVFHRLNQIKLGQQVQAKVLERQPDGSFMVRLADTTARMSLPEGTKTGDTLAMTLLARQPRPTFILEQDAAVNGGARTTLSSAGRLIDQLLQSSQQNGTSTAALGSTPVLPAPAANPALLASALQSALSASGLFYESHLAEWVKGARPLSALRQEPQAQAAQSLAPQPANGLTDAALLRHLAQRWTDSGRPIAELVQELDARAGNAQALLGLLGEADGMAQQTPQTAQILNAQLNALETQRLMWQGELWPGQKMTWEVSRDAPDGGQGQPQEQQESWQSTVKFELPHLGAVSATIHLSGERVSILVNTDSANSANLLRAHGGELALALKAAGSPLDALMVNDDGKA from the coding sequence ATGCTGCCGCGGGCCGACCTCAATGCCACGCGGCCCGTCGCCTATGTCGAGGCGCCCATCCCGGTGGGCGGCAGCGGCGATGCCCGTCAAGAGGTCTTCCACCGCCTGAACCAGATCAAGCTTGGCCAGCAGGTGCAGGCCAAGGTGCTGGAACGCCAGCCGGACGGCAGCTTCATGGTGCGCCTGGCCGACACCACGGCGCGCATGTCGCTGCCGGAAGGCACCAAGACCGGCGACACGCTGGCCATGACGCTGCTGGCGCGCCAGCCGCGCCCCACCTTCATTCTGGAGCAGGATGCCGCTGTCAACGGCGGCGCCCGCACCACCCTGAGTTCCGCTGGCCGCCTGATCGACCAGCTGTTGCAATCCTCGCAGCAAAACGGCACATCCACCGCGGCGCTGGGCAGCACCCCGGTATTGCCTGCCCCCGCCGCCAATCCGGCGCTGCTGGCATCCGCACTGCAGAGCGCACTGAGCGCAAGCGGCCTGTTTTACGAGTCGCACCTGGCAGAGTGGGTAAAAGGCGCGCGCCCCCTGTCGGCCCTGCGCCAGGAGCCGCAGGCGCAAGCGGCACAAAGCCTGGCGCCACAGCCGGCAAATGGCCTGACCGACGCTGCCCTGTTGCGTCACCTGGCCCAACGCTGGACCGACAGCGGCCGCCCCATCGCAGAACTGGTGCAGGAACTGGACGCGCGCGCCGGAAATGCACAGGCACTGTTGGGTTTGCTGGGCGAGGCCGATGGCATGGCGCAGCAGACGCCGCAAACCGCGCAAATCCTCAATGCCCAGCTTAATGCCCTGGAAACGCAGCGCCTCATGTGGCAGGGCGAACTGTGGCCGGGCCAGAAGATGACATGGGAAGTCAGTCGCGATGCGCCCGATGGCGGGCAAGGCCAGCCGCAGGAGCAACAGGAAAGCTGGCAAAGCACGGTGAAATTCGAGCTGCCGCACCTGGGCGCGGTTTCCGCCACCATCCATCTGAGCGGCGAGCGCGTCAGCATTCTGGTGAACACCGATTCTGCCAACAGCGCAAACCTCCTGCGCGCCCACGGCGGCGAACTGGCACTGGCGCTGAAAGCAGCCGGCTCGCCCCTGGATGCACTGATGGTGAATGATGATGGAAAGGCCTGA
- a CDS encoding EscU/YscU/HrcU family type III secretion system export apparatus switch protein has protein sequence MERPDPRPQNAVALAYLAGEAAPKVLAKGRGLIAEEIIRRARENGVFVHESKELVALLMQVDLDSHIPPALYRAVAELLAWLYHLDSGQHDNDKV, from the coding sequence ATGGAAAGGCCTGACCCCCGGCCGCAGAATGCGGTAGCGCTGGCCTACCTGGCCGGCGAAGCGGCGCCCAAGGTGCTGGCCAAAGGGCGCGGCCTGATTGCCGAGGAAATCATCCGGCGCGCGCGCGAAAACGGCGTGTTCGTGCACGAATCAAAAGAGCTGGTGGCCTTGCTGATGCAGGTCGACCTCGACAGCCATATCCCGCCGGCCTTGTACCGCGCGGTTGCGGAACTGCTGGCGTGGCTTTATCATCTTGACTCTGGGCAACACGACAATGACAAGGTATGA
- a CDS encoding flagellar protein FliT: MNSHEVISLYETVAVITEQMLTAARNGDWDQLAVLESRCASQVEILRKSEHPAPLTGVVREKKVKIIKKILADDREIRNLTEPWMAQLSQLINSTGTERKLSQAYGATHSG; the protein is encoded by the coding sequence ATGAACAGCCACGAAGTCATTTCTTTGTACGAGACAGTCGCGGTCATTACCGAACAGATGCTGACCGCTGCGCGCAACGGCGATTGGGATCAACTGGCGGTACTGGAATCGCGTTGCGCAAGCCAGGTCGAAATCCTGCGCAAAAGTGAACATCCTGCGCCGCTGACTGGGGTCGTGCGCGAAAAGAAGGTCAAGATCATCAAGAAAATCCTCGCCGACGACCGCGAAATCCGCAACCTGACCGAACCCTGGATGGCCCAGCTGTCCCAACTCATCAACAGCACCGGCACTGAGCGCAAGCTGTCGCAAGCCTACGGCGCCACCCATTCGGGCTAA